From a single Paraburkholderia edwinii genomic region:
- a CDS encoding VIT1/CCC1 transporter family protein — protein MATRHELKRFRTNLADELDSAALYDTLARVETDAARRAVFAQLAGAEREHANIWLDKLRASGVRVRTHHLSVKTWLMRALIHTLGPSSVLPALAAAETADRDKYAHQPDAAQLSADEQRHAAVMEAVVAQDIQRARRLLGTRARRHRTPSVARAVQAEAWHKGVASGNDLRAAVLGANDGLVSNFCLIMGVSGAGTGNKVIMLTGLAGLIAGACSMALGEWLSVTNARELARTQIAKEADELEHAPEAERRELVMIYEAKGIDHAEAKRVAAQIMRDKQKALDTLTREELGIDPAELGGNPWSAAGVSFCLFSLGALFPVLPFLWAQGSTAILHCVALSAFGLAAVGVFTSLFNGRGAAFSAMRQIVIGLIAAAFTFGVGHLLGVSIS, from the coding sequence ATGGCCACGCGTCACGAACTCAAACGATTCCGCACGAACCTCGCCGACGAACTCGACAGCGCCGCGCTCTACGACACGCTCGCCCGCGTCGAAACAGACGCGGCGCGCCGCGCGGTATTCGCACAACTGGCCGGCGCGGAACGCGAGCACGCGAATATCTGGCTCGATAAACTGCGCGCGAGCGGCGTGCGCGTGCGGACCCACCATCTGAGCGTGAAGACCTGGCTGATGCGCGCGCTGATTCATACGCTCGGCCCGTCATCCGTGCTGCCGGCGCTCGCCGCCGCGGAGACTGCCGATCGCGACAAGTATGCGCATCAACCCGACGCCGCGCAGCTTTCGGCAGACGAGCAGCGTCATGCGGCCGTCATGGAGGCCGTCGTCGCACAAGACATCCAGCGCGCTAGAAGGCTGCTGGGCACTCGCGCGCGGCGGCACCGCACCCCTTCCGTCGCGCGCGCGGTCCAGGCGGAGGCATGGCACAAGGGCGTCGCGTCGGGCAACGATCTGCGCGCCGCGGTGCTCGGCGCAAACGACGGCCTCGTGTCGAACTTCTGCCTGATCATGGGTGTCTCCGGCGCGGGTACGGGCAACAAGGTCATCATGCTGACAGGCCTCGCCGGCCTGATTGCGGGTGCATGCTCGATGGCGCTCGGCGAATGGCTGTCGGTCACGAATGCACGCGAACTCGCGCGCACGCAGATCGCGAAGGAAGCGGACGAACTCGAGCACGCACCGGAAGCGGAACGCCGCGAACTCGTGATGATTTACGAGGCGAAAGGCATCGACCACGCCGAAGCAAAACGCGTCGCCGCGCAAATCATGCGCGATAAACAGAAGGCGCTCGATACACTGACGCGCGAAGAGCTAGGCATCGACCCCGCGGAACTTGGCGGCAACCCATGGTCGGCCGCCGGTGTGTCGTTTTGCCTGTTTTCGCTCGGCGCGCTGTTTCCGGTGCTGCCGTTTCTCTGGGCGCAGGGGAGCACGGCGATTCTCCATTGCGTGGCGCTCAGCGCGTTCGGGCTTGCGGCGGTCGGCGTGTTTACATCGCTATTCAATGGGCGCGGCGCCGCGTTTTCGGCGATGCGGCAGATCGTGATCGGATTGATTGCGGCTGCGTTTACGTTCGGAGTGGGCCATCTGCTCGGGGTGTCGATTTCGTAA
- a CDS encoding 2Fe-2S iron-sulfur cluster-binding protein, with product MLEPDAIYTVLIEPLGRTFEAPESLTLLEAAAFAGLRLPRSCRNGTCRTCLCKMTAGSVRYQIEWPGVSAEEKAEGYILPCVAIAESDLVIEVTGVQEM from the coding sequence ATGCTCGAACCTGACGCGATTTACACCGTCCTTATCGAACCGCTCGGACGCACGTTCGAAGCGCCCGAGTCGCTGACCCTGCTCGAAGCGGCCGCCTTCGCCGGTCTACGTCTGCCGCGCTCGTGCCGCAACGGCACATGCCGCACGTGCCTGTGCAAAATGACCGCGGGCAGCGTGCGCTATCAGATCGAGTGGCCCGGCGTGAGCGCCGAGGAAAAGGCCGAAGGCTATATCCTGCCGTGCGTCGCGATCGCCGAAAGCGACCTTGTGATCGAGGTGACGGGCGTGCAGGAGATGTGA
- a CDS encoding helix-turn-helix domain-containing protein, whose translation MNAPTNIQLITGADGAPAFVVIPYMQYLAERSGERGLIPHDVVSRTVDGATPVRAWREHLGLTQAEVAQRLGISQSAYAQQESSDRLRRSTRDKIAAALDITSDQLDL comes from the coding sequence ATGAACGCACCTACTAATATTCAACTTATAACGGGCGCCGATGGTGCGCCGGCTTTCGTGGTCATTCCCTACATGCAGTATCTGGCCGAACGCAGCGGCGAACGCGGCCTGATCCCTCACGATGTGGTGAGTCGCACGGTCGACGGCGCGACGCCTGTGCGCGCATGGCGCGAGCATTTGGGCCTGACGCAAGCCGAAGTCGCGCAACGCCTGGGTATTAGCCAATCGGCCTATGCGCAGCAGGAAAGCAGCGATCGTCTGCGCCGGTCCACGCGTGACAAGATCGCCGCCGCGCTTGACATCACCTCGGATCAACTCGACCTCTGA
- a CDS encoding type II toxin-antitoxin system RelE family toxin — protein MNPLNSINWTTKAVRQLRKLDRQHQVTIRDGVSTLVSMPFCQNVVHLTNHLHGYRLRIGDFRVLFNWDGEIKVVEIEEVRKRDERTY, from the coding sequence ATGAATCCATTGAATTCGATAAACTGGACCACGAAGGCGGTCCGGCAACTACGCAAGCTGGACCGTCAGCATCAGGTCACGATCCGTGATGGCGTAAGTACACTGGTGTCAATGCCGTTTTGCCAGAATGTGGTGCATTTGACGAATCATTTGCACGGTTACCGGCTCCGCATTGGTGACTTTCGGGTGCTGTTCAACTGGGACGGCGAGATCAAGGTTGTCGAGATCGAGGAAGTGAGGAAACGCGATGAACGCACCTACTAA
- a CDS encoding NAD(P)/FAD-dependent oxidoreductase, with protein sequence MDFDVIVLGAGIIGVSSAVHLQDRGLRVALVDRRDPGEETSFGNAGLIERSSIVPYGFPRQLRTLLRYARNRSTDLYWDYKALPSYAGWLMRYWWESQPQRHAAAARDMLPLISACIDEHDALIARAGAGQLVHDGGWIEAYRTAAALDKERVNAEVDAREHGLRVEPLDAAALRAREPSIGEDICGGLHWRDPKSVRSPGALVKSYARLFESIGGVFIHGDATTLRAESGAWTVETASGLLSAPNVVVALGPWSDLVFEPLGYRIPLRAKRGYHMHYRPTRNPLSVPVVDIERGYVVAPMEDNRLRVTTGAELAARGTPPTGIQLARVEPLARAAFGIGERLDAAPWLGMRPCTPDMRPVIGPAPRHRGLWFAFGHNHHGLTLGPVTGRLLAEMMTGAAPFTDPRPYRVERFG encoded by the coding sequence ATGGACTTCGACGTCATCGTTCTCGGCGCCGGCATCATCGGCGTCTCATCGGCTGTGCATCTGCAGGACCGCGGGCTGCGCGTCGCGCTCGTCGACCGCCGCGATCCCGGCGAAGAAACGAGCTTCGGCAACGCGGGGCTGATCGAGCGTTCGTCGATCGTGCCGTACGGCTTTCCACGCCAGTTGCGCACCTTGCTGCGCTACGCGCGCAATCGCTCCACCGATCTCTACTGGGATTACAAAGCGCTGCCCTCCTACGCCGGATGGCTGATGCGCTATTGGTGGGAATCGCAGCCGCAACGCCACGCGGCCGCCGCGCGCGACATGCTGCCGCTTATCAGCGCGTGCATCGACGAGCACGACGCATTGATCGCGCGCGCGGGCGCCGGTCAACTCGTGCACGACGGCGGATGGATCGAGGCGTACCGCACTGCCGCCGCGCTCGATAAGGAACGCGTCAACGCCGAAGTCGACGCACGCGAACACGGCCTGCGCGTCGAACCGCTCGATGCAGCCGCACTACGCGCGCGCGAGCCGAGCATCGGCGAAGACATCTGCGGCGGTTTGCATTGGCGCGATCCGAAGAGCGTGCGCAGTCCGGGCGCGCTCGTGAAAAGCTACGCTCGGCTTTTCGAAAGCATCGGCGGTGTGTTCATCCATGGCGACGCGACGACGCTGCGCGCCGAAAGTGGCGCATGGACCGTCGAGACGGCATCCGGGCTCCTGAGCGCGCCGAACGTCGTGGTTGCTCTCGGCCCGTGGTCCGATCTGGTGTTCGAGCCGCTCGGGTATCGCATTCCGCTGCGCGCGAAGCGCGGCTATCACATGCACTATCGGCCGACGCGCAACCCGTTGTCGGTCCCTGTCGTCGATATCGAACGCGGTTATGTCGTGGCTCCGATGGAAGACAACCGGCTGCGCGTCACGACCGGTGCGGAGCTTGCGGCGCGCGGCACGCCGCCCACCGGCATTCAGCTTGCGCGCGTCGAGCCGCTCGCGCGCGCGGCGTTCGGCATCGGTGAACGGCTCGATGCGGCGCCGTGGCTTGGCATGCGCCCGTGCACACCGGATATGCGGCCGGTGATCGGGCCCGCGCCGCGGCATCGTGGCTTGTGGTTCGCGTTCGGCCACAACCATCATGGGCTCACGCTCGGACCGGTCACCGGCCGGCTGCTTGCCGAGATGATGACCGGCGCCGCGCCGTTTACCGATCCGCGGCCGTATCGCGTCGAACGCTTCGGTTAG
- a CDS encoding AEC family transporter, translating into MLSTLEILIPVFALILAGFGCRRRNLLGPSAASELNRFVVWLALPALLFDTMAHSTWHQLDQPGFVATFSVACAVLFVGVLIVRLVQGRHLADASVDAIAASYPNTGYIGFPLALIVFGNASLTPTTIATIIVACVLFAFAIVLIEVGLQTERAPHKLGFKVLRSLAKNPLIVSPIAGALVASAHWTLPHSAETFLKLLAGAASPCALVSLGLFLAEKRQAGNGRNTSFVFTALKLIVQPAFAWWMASRVFALPADTVGVAVLLAALPTGTGPYMLAEFYQREAHVTSQTILFSTVASIVTLSLLLLIMQRHGF; encoded by the coding sequence ATGTTGTCCACGCTCGAAATCCTGATTCCCGTTTTTGCTTTGATCCTCGCCGGTTTCGGTTGCCGGCGCCGCAATCTGCTCGGGCCCAGCGCCGCTTCCGAACTGAACCGCTTTGTCGTGTGGCTTGCGCTGCCCGCGCTGCTATTCGACACGATGGCGCATTCCACCTGGCATCAGCTCGATCAGCCGGGTTTCGTCGCGACGTTCTCGGTCGCGTGCGCGGTGCTGTTTGTCGGCGTGCTGATCGTGCGGCTTGTACAAGGACGGCACCTTGCCGATGCGAGCGTCGATGCGATCGCGGCGTCGTATCCGAATACCGGGTACATCGGCTTTCCGCTCGCGCTGATCGTATTCGGCAATGCAAGCCTGACGCCGACCACAATCGCGACGATCATCGTCGCGTGCGTGCTGTTCGCCTTCGCGATCGTGCTGATTGAAGTCGGATTGCAGACCGAGCGTGCGCCGCACAAGCTCGGCTTCAAGGTGCTGCGCTCGCTCGCCAAAAATCCGCTGATCGTTTCGCCGATCGCGGGTGCGCTCGTGGCGAGCGCGCATTGGACGCTGCCGCATAGTGCCGAGACCTTCCTCAAATTATTGGCCGGCGCGGCGAGCCCGTGCGCACTCGTGAGCCTCGGGCTCTTTCTGGCGGAGAAGCGGCAAGCGGGCAACGGACGCAATACGTCGTTCGTGTTCACCGCGCTCAAGCTGATCGTGCAGCCGGCGTTCGCCTGGTGGATGGCGTCGCGGGTGTTCGCGCTGCCGGCCGATACGGTCGGTGTCGCGGTATTGCTTGCCGCGCTGCCGACCGGTACGGGGCCGTACATGCTCGCCGAGTTCTATCAACGCGAGGCGCACGTAACGTCGCAGACCATTCTGTTTTCGACGGTTGCTTCAATCGTGACGCTGTCGTTGCTATTGCTGATCATGCAGCGGCATGGCTTCTGA
- a CDS encoding LysR family transcriptional regulator, whose amino-acid sequence MVDVKPLRYFVTLAETRHFGRAAARLNLSQPPLSRQLAALEASLGVTLIERNSRSVTLTAAGARFYADAKAILAAIDQAGRNARAAVLGERGELTIGFTMCAAYSVLPTYARRYGAAFPDVTLNLREIVSNDLAPQVLDGQLDAAIMLSGAPPHGLAARTVLTEPLCVALPRRHPLARARRLAIAQLAHEPFVIAAREVGEGLHTTIVEHCRTGGFEPDVRFEVRLQQTVLSLVDEGAGVALVPTSMQRAQLAGVVFKSLAQAPSISQVLVWLATNRNPCLARFLELVEQATNENGLHGVAVQAAEGGHQRAL is encoded by the coding sequence ATGGTCGATGTCAAGCCACTCCGCTATTTCGTCACCCTCGCCGAGACGCGTCACTTTGGCCGCGCCGCCGCGCGGCTCAATCTGTCGCAACCCCCGCTGAGCCGTCAGCTTGCCGCGCTCGAAGCCTCGCTCGGCGTGACGTTGATCGAGCGCAATTCGCGCAGCGTCACCCTGACCGCGGCGGGCGCGCGCTTCTACGCCGATGCGAAGGCGATTCTCGCGGCCATCGATCAGGCCGGCCGCAATGCCCGCGCCGCCGTGCTCGGCGAGCGAGGCGAACTGACGATCGGTTTTACGATGTGCGCCGCTTACAGCGTGCTGCCCACCTACGCACGCCGCTACGGTGCCGCCTTTCCGGACGTCACGCTGAACCTGCGGGAAATCGTCTCGAACGATCTCGCGCCGCAGGTGCTCGACGGGCAGCTCGATGCGGCGATCATGCTGTCGGGCGCCCCACCCCATGGCCTGGCCGCCCGCACCGTGCTTACCGAGCCGCTGTGCGTCGCGCTGCCGCGCCGGCATCCGCTCGCCCGCGCGAGGCGGCTCGCCATTGCGCAGCTTGCGCATGAGCCGTTCGTCATCGCGGCGAGAGAGGTTGGCGAGGGACTGCATACGACGATCGTCGAACACTGCCGCACGGGTGGGTTCGAGCCCGATGTGCGCTTCGAAGTGCGTCTGCAGCAAACCGTCCTGAGTCTCGTCGACGAAGGCGCGGGGGTCGCGCTCGTGCCGACGTCGATGCAGCGTGCTCAACTGGCGGGCGTGGTGTTCAAGTCGCTTGCGCAGGCGCCGTCGATTTCCCAGGTGCTCGTCTGGCTAGCGACGAACCGGAACCCGTGTCTCGCACGGTTTCTCGAGCTGGTCGAACAGGCTACCAATGAAAACGGCCTGCACGGGGTTGCCGTGCAGGCCGCGGAAGGCGGACACCAGCGCGCGCTTTAA
- a CDS encoding CbtA family protein: MVGKLLVRGMLAGIAAGLLTFGLARVVGEPQVDQAISFEEKTDAAKGEAPEPELVSRGTQAGIGLFTGVVVYGAAVGGLFSLTFAYLYGRAGKLSVRALSAWLALGAFLAIAIVPALKYPPNPPSVGDPETIGYRTGLYFLMIVISLTALVFSMKVRRRAAVRFGAWNGSIVAGLVFIVIIAAVQTGLPVINEVPDAFPAVVLWKFRVAALGMQAVLWAAIGLLFGALAERLQRLSRAARPEQRLAG; this comes from the coding sequence ATGGTAGGTAAATTGCTGGTGCGCGGCATGCTCGCAGGCATCGCCGCGGGGCTGCTCACATTCGGTTTGGCGCGCGTGGTCGGCGAGCCGCAGGTCGACCAGGCTATTTCATTCGAAGAAAAAACCGACGCGGCGAAGGGCGAAGCACCCGAGCCCGAACTCGTGAGTCGCGGCACGCAGGCGGGTATCGGCCTCTTTACCGGTGTCGTCGTGTATGGCGCTGCTGTAGGCGGGCTCTTCTCGTTGACCTTCGCATATCTGTATGGCCGCGCCGGGAAGTTGAGCGTGCGTGCACTGTCCGCGTGGCTCGCGCTCGGCGCGTTCCTTGCAATCGCAATCGTACCGGCGCTCAAGTATCCGCCGAATCCGCCGTCGGTCGGCGACCCGGAGACGATCGGCTATCGCACCGGGCTGTATTTCCTGATGATCGTCATTTCGCTGACCGCCCTCGTGTTTTCAATGAAAGTGCGGCGTCGCGCGGCTGTGCGCTTCGGCGCATGGAACGGATCGATCGTCGCGGGACTCGTCTTTATCGTGATCATCGCGGCGGTGCAGACTGGCTTGCCGGTCATCAACGAAGTGCCGGATGCGTTTCCGGCAGTCGTACTGTGGAAGTTCCGTGTTGCCGCGCTCGGCATGCAGGCGGTGTTGTGGGCGGCGATCGGTTTGCTGTTCGGCGCGCTCGCCGAACGCTTGCAGCGCTTGTCGCGCGCGGCGCGTCCGGAGCAGCGACTGGCCGGTTAA
- a CDS encoding CbtB domain-containing protein has protein sequence MSDAVFKPIDALEPAAQPTPIPLRELLPWVVFGGLLLLLALYFIGAEQGATSLIPGMYVHEFVHDGRHLLGFPCH, from the coding sequence ATGTCCGACGCTGTTTTCAAGCCGATCGACGCACTCGAACCCGCCGCCCAGCCCACGCCCATTCCGCTGCGCGAGCTGTTGCCGTGGGTTGTCTTCGGCGGCCTGCTGTTGTTGCTCGCGCTCTATTTCATCGGCGCCGAACAGGGCGCGACTTCGCTGATTCCCGGCATGTACGTGCACGAATTCGTCCACGACGGCCGCCATCTGCTCGGCTTCCCCTGCCACTGA
- a CDS encoding histidine phosphatase family protein, producing the protein MQTRLWLISHASTAAQRSATFADANEPLDARGLAEANAYAQRARFAFDGAREVRALTSPAACARDTAQALGLNATVAAGLADTDYGDWRRARVADIVVQAPQALDAWLRDPAAAPPRGESFEAVVARVGAWLDALANDDLADLTVIAITHAAVLRAALIHVLHAPAAAFTQIEIAPLATIELRYSKRGWAWWPDARANLQP; encoded by the coding sequence ATGCAGACACGTCTCTGGTTGATCAGCCACGCATCGACTGCGGCGCAACGCAGCGCGACGTTCGCGGACGCGAACGAGCCGCTCGACGCGCGCGGCCTCGCCGAAGCGAACGCGTATGCGCAGCGCGCCCGCTTCGCATTCGACGGTGCACGCGAAGTACGTGCATTGACGAGTCCCGCAGCGTGCGCGCGCGACACGGCACAGGCGCTTGGCTTGAACGCGACAGTCGCCGCCGGGCTTGCCGATACGGATTACGGCGATTGGCGACGCGCGCGCGTCGCCGATATCGTCGTGCAGGCGCCGCAGGCACTGGATGCATGGCTGCGCGATCCAGCTGCGGCACCACCGCGCGGCGAATCGTTCGAAGCGGTTGTCGCACGCGTCGGCGCGTGGCTCGACGCGCTAGCGAATGACGATCTGGCTGATCTCACGGTCATCGCAATTACACATGCGGCCGTGTTGCGCGCGGCGCTCATCCATGTACTGCACGCGCCTGCCGCGGCATTCACGCAAATCGAAATCGCGCCGCTCGCAACAATCGAATTACGGTATTCGAAGCGCGGCTGGGCGTGGTGGCCTGACGCGCGAGCGAACTTGCAGCCATAG
- a CDS encoding dienelactone hydrolase family protein: MDDSIEIAASHGRSFAGHIALPAHRPAPGLVLLHDIYGIDEPIKAMARRYAEEGYVVVVPDLYWRLSPRKLFKRHGDDVTLAHEFNRLLDVDHAVDDINSTFEALRDHPAHDGKIGVLGFGPGGKLAVLAAAYTDVDCAVGYCGASLEAHLSDARRLRCPVVLHLSGRISSAHDVLMRGKIRAAFEYKPGVTIYEYECGEAFTVPGPEFDRPSAALSYSRSLSLLKKTMGPIYAIERVWKRHSYHKYVTRDADAVMSTMVDDPYFNDVPTMTGGIGRESLRRFYVEEFMHSFPPDAQHVPVSFTVGVDRIVDEFVFRCTHTCEMHWMLPGVEPTGKYFEVAMVAVICFRGDKIDNLHVYWDQATVLAQIGMLDTAGLPVVGIQSARKVLDIARPSDTLMPGMSGGDDKPG, translated from the coding sequence ATGGACGATTCGATTGAAATTGCTGCGAGCCATGGCCGGAGTTTCGCAGGCCATATTGCATTACCCGCGCACAGACCGGCGCCGGGGCTCGTGCTGCTGCACGACATTTATGGCATCGACGAGCCCATCAAGGCGATGGCGCGGCGTTATGCCGAAGAGGGTTACGTGGTGGTCGTGCCCGATCTTTACTGGCGGCTCTCGCCGCGCAAGTTGTTCAAGCGTCACGGCGACGACGTGACGCTCGCACACGAATTCAACCGGCTTCTCGACGTCGACCATGCCGTCGACGACATCAATTCGACCTTCGAAGCATTGCGCGACCATCCGGCGCACGACGGCAAGATCGGCGTGCTCGGCTTCGGGCCTGGCGGCAAGCTAGCCGTGCTCGCGGCGGCCTATACGGACGTGGACTGTGCGGTCGGCTACTGCGGCGCCTCGCTCGAGGCGCACCTCAGCGATGCGCGGCGCTTGCGCTGCCCGGTGGTGCTGCATCTGTCCGGGCGTATTTCGTCCGCGCACGACGTGCTCATGCGCGGCAAGATCCGCGCGGCGTTCGAGTACAAGCCGGGCGTGACGATCTATGAATACGAGTGCGGCGAGGCGTTTACGGTGCCCGGCCCCGAATTCGACCGGCCGTCGGCGGCGCTGTCGTATTCGCGTTCGTTGTCGCTGCTCAAGAAAACGATGGGGCCGATCTACGCAATCGAACGCGTCTGGAAGCGGCACTCGTACCACAAGTACGTCACGCGCGACGCCGACGCTGTGATGTCGACGATGGTCGACGATCCCTACTTCAACGACGTGCCGACGATGACAGGCGGCATCGGCCGCGAATCGCTCAGACGCTTCTACGTCGAAGAGTTCATGCATTCGTTTCCGCCCGATGCGCAGCATGTGCCGGTGTCGTTCACGGTCGGCGTCGACCGGATCGTCGACGAATTTGTGTTTCGTTGTACGCACACATGCGAGATGCACTGGATGCTGCCGGGCGTCGAACCGACGGGCAAATACTTCGAAGTCGCAATGGTTGCGGTGATCTGCTTTCGCGGCGACAAGATCGACAACCTGCATGTGTACTGGGATCAGGCGACCGTGCTCGCGCAGATCGGCATGCTCGATACCGCGGGGTTGCCGGTGGTTGGTATTCAGTCTGCGCGCAAGGTGCTCGATATTGCGCGGCCCAGCGATACGTTGATGCCCGGGATGAGCGGGGGAGACGACAAGCCGGGTTGA